The nucleotide sequence CTCCGGCACTTGCTGTCTTACAATCGTCGATGTAAAACATCATCAAAAAACCCATGGTGGCACTCATCATAGCCACGCACAACGCTTCGACTACTTTCATCCAATCATGTTGGATGTACTTCTTGCGAAAGAACATGATTTTGTAATTTATGTGATTCCACAGCGCGCCAAGCAGTCCTCCAATAGTTCCCATCATCATGAACAACGGGATTTCGTAGACTTGATAGCATATAGTATCAAATTTTCCTAAATTGAGCAAGCCCGGATATGACAAATCTCCCGGGTGTCCATGATAGGCGCTCAAGACAACGTTAAGAGTAAAGGTTGAGATCATGCAGGCTAGAAAAGTTCTCCAAGTCAAGCTTTGGTTAAAAAAGCTCGTGCCTTCTTCGATAGCAAACAACACGCCGCCTGAAAAAGAAAAGTAGTGTCTAGATTACCTTACTTTCGATCTCTTGAATTGAAGTTAAGATTTGCATACCTATAGGTGCCCCAAAGGCAGCAGCCACACCAGCAGCTGCACCACCAGATACAAAGTCTCTTTTTTCGTGATCCTCTCTGAAGTATTTGAACATTCCTAAATCCCTCTTAAATGTCGTGCTTTTTCCCTGAGAAATACCAGCTGCTACTACTGCACCAGCATGTATCATGGGTCCTTCCTGAAATATCAGTAGTTTAGCAAAAGAAAGAGcacttttaattataaaaaatggtaATCTTTCAGCTTACCTTTCCAGCAGCAAGTCCCCCCACTACTGTTGTGATTACTCCAAAAATTTTGACAGCCAATGTTTTTATCCTCACAACTCGAGGGACCTTGACTCCATTTAAGTAGCACTTGACCTGTGGAATTCCACTTCCACCGGCTACAGGCTCTATGTATGTAACTAATACTGCGCCAATGAAGACTGGGATCATGTTGAAGGCAACCCATGTCACATAGGGAATCCACAAACAGCTACCTGTATCAGTGTCCACACAGCCATCAACAActgcaataataaaattataaagtcAAGAATTTTCAACTAATAGATACGCCACTACAGAAGAAagcagttcatacgttttgtTAGATAGCCATACTTCAGCTTGGACAATTGCTCGATGGAAATATCTATGAAGCTAGCTATCAAAGCCGTGAATATTCCTATAACTAGAAAAATAAACCACCTGGCAATATTCTTCTTCACCACAAACTTGTAACCCTTTTTCCTCTCCTCATCTTGCAGGAGATTGTTCTCGCATGGGTCATAATCGAGACTCTGTAATAAGAGACCACATTGCATTATCAGCTACACCAATAAGTGGTACGTGCATAATGTTACAGTTGTTGCTCCAATTGAGTCATCGTTGCTGATAAGAAATGAGTAAGCCTACAGAAAATCCAAAAAAAATGCGCGCATATACATACCTCGTATTTGCTGGACAAAAAGTTGGTAGCCCCAGGGCTGACCTGATCCGGATTAAATCTGATCGATTGGCGGACCGACACACAATCGATGACATTCCGGAAGGTATTGCTGCCCGTGAAGTCGTTATTCTGGGAAAAAAATCGATCGCAATCAAGGCTCTCGATAACAAAGAAACGAAAAACCGTCCGTATCAACAAGTGTCATCAGCTACCGCGTATACTCACACGAAACCTCCTCACGCTTACGTCCTCGTTGGAGTAGGAGGGGAAGTTGTTCCTCGCTGTACTGGCCAGACTCCTGGGCCTGAGCAGTCGCTTGTCATCTTCCTCCTCGGTTACGTTGGCTGCGTCAGTGAGACTGATGTTGCTGACGCTCGCGTTGATGAGGACGTTGACGTGAGCCGATGGGTCAGTCGTCATCCTTGACTCGTATCCGCACTTGTGTCGTCGTCGAGTTTACCGTTGACCGCGACACTGTCATATCACCACGAGGAACTTCGTCGTCGTTATTGTTATtatcgcgcgacgacgacgacgacaacggcGACAATCACTGTCTGCGCGCTACGCAAGAATGCTACTAATATACACTTGGGAAATACGCAAACACGTCATGCGCAGTGCACAGCTGTCAGGCGAGGCTAGATCGTCGCGTCACGTGATATGCTTTCACGGCCTTTTCGGAGTAGAGCTCGCAGAGCATATGAGATAATGcattcgctctctctctctctctctctctctctctctctctctctctctctctctctctctctctctctctgtgattGTTTCTTTTGAACCTGGCCCAAGAGTCACAGTTGACTGATATATCATGAATGCAGCTCACTTTTGAATGAGCTACGACGTGTATAGGTGCTACAATGATCTGCTTTTAGAGGTCGTATATCTAATCTAAATTCTCATAACAGAGTATATTTCAAAACTCACAGTAATCTACGCGATCATCCTTCCCGCATAGTCCCAAACAACTGAAATATATAAGACGATCACGCGCTCTCAAAACATATCGTCTGCTAAAACGCTAATACATCAGAGATAACAAATCAGCAGACGACgcctaaagaaaaaaaaaacactctcGACTCTGAATTTCAAACCTCCCGCCATTCCTATATATAACCAACTCGCGTTCCTCTCGTTCCCTTGCAGGCGCGAGAAAAATATTCCACATTCCTTCCGCAGCTGTCTATATATCGCGCGATAGAAGTGTGTGTACAGGCAGCGGGCAGGGGTGTGctgcagagcagcagcagctcatcAGGAGTCAGTTTCGGCTAGGAGTCTTCCTCTCGCGGAGTCGTTATCCCCCAGAGAATTGTCCGTCTGCGCGTATTAAGCTGCCAACGCAGTGAGTAGACACTCAGTGCCGTGTATTAAGCGCAAAACGAGATCTCTGCAGTCGAGACGATTACTTAATCCTCCCCGAAGAGGAGAGGAGACACCT is from Nasonia vitripennis strain AsymCx chromosome 1, Nvit_psr_1.1, whole genome shotgun sequence and encodes:
- the LOC100123726 gene encoding H(+)/Cl(-) exchange transporter 7, which encodes MTTDPSAHVNVLINASVSNISLTDAANVTEEEDDKRLLRPRSLASTARNNFPSYSNEDVSVRRFRNNDFTGSNTFRNVIDCVSVRQSIRFNPDQVSPGATNFLSSKYESLDYDPCENNLLQDEERKKGYKFVVKKNIARWFIFLVIGIFTALIASFIDISIEQLSKLKYGYLTKLVDGCVDTDTGSCLWIPYVTWVAFNMIPVFIGAVLVTYIEPVAGGSGIPQVKCYLNGVKVPRVVRIKTLAVKIFGVITTVVGGLAAGKEGPMIHAGAVVAAGISQGKSTTFKRDLGMFKYFREDHEKRDFVSGGAAAGVAAAFGAPIGGVLFAIEEGTSFFNQSLTWRTFLACMISTFTLNVVLSAYHGHPGDLSYPGLLNLGKFDTICYQVYEIPLFMMMGTIGGLLGALWNHINYKIMFFRKKYIQHDWMKVVEALCVAMMSATMGFLMMFYIDDCKTASAGVTEFPKLSCKNGSYSAVAALWFQTPESSVRSLFHDPSGSHSDVTLAVFVILYFILAVFTFGLSMSGGLFIPSLLIGAAWGRLIGSGLARICPHCAFVDPGKYALLGAAAQLGGVVRMTISLTAILIESTQGISFGLPVIIVLITAKWVGDFFNEGIYDIHIQMAGVPLLPWEAPPLSNNIYASEIMSHPVVTLKSTENVGHVVEMLKCVSFNGFPVVDPPWGDQEEINCYGRLRGMILRSQLIVLLQNKIFNEYSEFWDKDLSIKIFRNEYPRYPTIEDISITDEEKTFTMDLRPIMNPSPYTLKHSATLPRAFRLFRALGLRHLPVVNDTNEVIGMITRKDVARYRIWKHQGRMGLDELSITNKL